A stretch of the Macaca mulatta isolate MMU2019108-1 chromosome 14, T2T-MMU8v2.0, whole genome shotgun sequence genome encodes the following:
- the LOC697829 gene encoding interferon-induced transmembrane protein 3 produces the protein MNHTVQTFFSPVNSGQPPNYEMLKEEHDVAMMGAPHNPAPPTSTVIHIRSETSVPDHVVWSLFNTLFMNPCCLGFIAFAYSVKSRDRKMVGDLTGAQAYASTAKCLNIWALILGILMTILLIVVPVLIFQAHQ, from the exons ATGAACCACACGGTCCAAACCTTCTTCTCTCCTGTCAACAGCGGCCAGCCTCCCAACTATGAGATGCTCAAGGAAGAGCACGATGTGGCTATGATGGGGGCGCCCCACAACCCTGCTCCCCCGACGTCCACCGTGATCCATATCCGCAGCGAGACCTCCGTGCCTGACCATGTTGTCTGGTCCCTGTTCAACACCCTCTTCATGAACCCCTGCTGCCTGGGCTTCATAGCATTTGCCTACTCCGTGAAG TCTAGGGACAGGAAGATGGTTGGCGACCTGACTGGGGCCCAGGCCTATGCCTCCACCGCCAAGTGCCTGAACATCTGGGCCCTGATTTTGGGCATCCTCATGACCATTCTGCTCATTGTCGTCCCAGTATTGATCTTCCAAGCCCATCAATAG